The genomic stretch ccagccaggagtgggatttgggggttctccgaactgcacggAATCTTAGCTGGAGgatctcccgaacccctgcaaacctccAGCAGTCCCCCCCCGCCTATCCTAAATAGGAACTACAAGGgggttgttgtaattttaaatagcTTGTACAGAAAGCAACTTAATTTCCCTATTTTCTTCTACAGCTGTGCTTCTACCATGGACATCAAGGAGGTGGACCTCAGAGAGATGGCTTCTGTCATCCAGTCAAAAGTCGTCCTGGAGGTGTCCTCTCAAGTCCAGTCGCTCCTGGATTCTCTAGAAACCACCACCCTGGACATCGCAGTGACCGGCGAAGGTGGGGCTGGCAAGTCTACCTTCATCAACGCCATGTTGGGGATCCGTGACGATGACTTCGGTGCGGCCAAAACTGGTGTGGTTGAGACTACGGCTTCGCCCACCCCTTACCTTCACCCTCATCTGCCGAATGTCCGGCTATGGGACCTGCCAGGTATTGGTACTCCTTCCTTCCAAGCCAAAAAATATCTCCAGCGGGTGAGATTTGAGAGATACGATTTCTTCATCATCGTAACGTCCGAGCGTTTCCGAGAGAATCACGCTGAGCTGGCTCGGGCTGTGGCTGCCATGGGCAAACGCTTCTACTTCGTCCATTCCAAGATAGACCAGGATCTGTGGGCTACCCAACAGCGAAGGCCGAGCTCGTTCCAGGAAGCTCAGGTGCTGCAGGAAATAGAGTCGGACTGTTCCCGTCAGCTCAAGCAGGAAGGCTTGGAGAACCCCAAGGTCTTCTTGATCTCCAGCTTCCATTTGCATAGGTTTGACTTCCACCGCTTAAAGGACACTCTGGCTGAAGAGCTGGAAGGGCACAAGAGACACACCCTGCTGCTTTCCTTTCCATCCGTCACCGCTGCAGCTGTGCAGAAGAAGAAGAGCTCGCTGCGCTGGCACATCTGGAAGAAGGCGCTGCTGGCGTGTTTCATTTCAGCCCTGCCCGGCCACCCGTTCTACCTCAACGTCCCCATGCTCATGAAGACGCTCAAGAACTACCAGCAGCATTTTGGCTTGGATGATGCATCTTTGGAGACCTTGGCCGCCACGGTCTCCAAGCCCTCTTACGAGTTGAAAAACCAAGTGCGTTCAAAATTTGTGGGGGGCCTTTCGGAAGAGGCTATCCAGACAGTTTTGAGGCAGTCTGCAATCTGTGGGCAGGTGGCGGCCACAGCGCTGAATAGCCAATTCCCCTTTTTCAACAACTTGGTAGCAGGGGCCGTCTCGTTTGTGGCCGCCTATTATTTGCTGCACACAGCTCTGGATAGTTTTGCCGAAGATGCGCAGAGGGTCTTGGAAAGAGCGTATGGCTTGGAGACAGTGGTTCAGGGCTCCATTGGCTGTCCTTCATTGGGCTTCACCTGTGAATGAAGACGATGAAGAACACCAGCCAAAATTCCTTGGAGATGGACAAATcgggttatttttttccccttctcttttctgcATTAGTATTGCTTCTTGTTTTCTCCAATTGGTCAAACTGGCCAGGAGAACTTAGCCAAGGTTGCTGTCTGCCTATTCCCTGTCATGGCGAAgctgtggcacgcgtgccggaAGTCGCACTCAgaaccatctctccaggcacaccgGCAGTccacctgttgctcttccaggttgtgGCACGCACATTGCACGCCTGCCAGCTGGTTCTCAAAAAACAGCTCCCGAGCACCCATGCGCGCGCCGTGAAGCTGAgattctgggtttctggcgcacacatgcgtgccagccaggTAGTCTTTGCCTGCGCATGTGCGCCAGGAACCGGAAACTCAGCTGAGTGGCATGTGCacggaactgctcttccagtttactGTGCCCCTGCGCATGCGCGCCGCGGAGCTGCTCTTCCGGATTCTGGTGCTCTCCTGTGCGCATGAGTgggctcccatttcagcactcggtgccgaaaagatttgccaACACTGGCCTATCCTGTGAAGAgaacccttctctcccccccccaaaggttaTTGAGATTAGTCTTCAGATGGTGACCCTACATAACTGGGAAGATTCTTTGCATTTCTTTAGATGTAGCAGACTTGATTATTGGGAGGCATTTTACTgcttttcatataataaattgtATAGTGGCAACCTTTTGAAATGATAAATGCTCTGGAATCTCTTCATGTCTCAGTGggtcattcatttattttatacatacattTATAGACCAttcttatcagtggtgggattcaaataatttaacaactggttctctgccctaatgaccagctggctaagcatggctcagtggtcatgtgggcatggccaactcaacgtcactcagatcgatgggcgcttcgccttagctgttacaatgtaatgagggttaactggagaggcagtttctgtaagcagggcaataaagattaggctagaaacaacaccagaacatttccttcctgccttccttacaggattagccctgtaaagtgggtaaaaaacaaaaggagatttcttctaaccactggttctccaaactgcgtaGAAAGTTAcccaccggttctcccgaataggtgtgaactggctgaattccaccactgattctTATGATCCTTACCTCCTTGCCTTCTTTCAGCAGAACTGTAATAAAAACCATCCATGCCGGAGTTCTTAAACAAGCAAGCCATCCTTTGaggaaggtaaaggttcccctcgcacatatgagctagtcgtttccgactgtagggggtggtgctcatctcctttttaaagccaaaaagccagcactgtccgaagacgtctccgtggtcatgtggccggcatgactaaatgccgaaggtgcacggaacgctgttaaccttcccatcaaaggtggttcctattttcctacttgcgtttttacatcctttcgaactgctaggttggcagaagctgagacaagccacgggagctcgctctgttatacggcactagggattcaaaccaccgaactgccgacctttctgatcgacaagctcagcatcttagccactgagctaccgcgccCCTACCGTGACTTTGAGGAAGACATTCACACAATGGCTATTTGCCCGA from Thamnophis elegans isolate rThaEle1 chromosome 12, rThaEle1.pri, whole genome shotgun sequence encodes the following:
- the LOC116516193 gene encoding interferon-inducible GTPase 5-like, translating into MDIKEVDLREMASVIQSKVVLEVSSQVQSLLDSLETTTLDIAVTGEGGAGKSTFINAMLGIRDDDFGAAKTGVVETTASPTPYLHPHLPNVRLWDLPGIGTPSFQAKKYLQRVRFERYDFFIIVTSERFRENHAELARAVAAMGKRFYFVHSKIDQDLWATQQRRPSSFQEAQVLQEIESDCSRQLKQEGLENPKVFLISSFHLHRFDFHRLKDTLAEELEGHKRHTLLLSFPSVTAAAVQKKKSSLRWHIWKKALLACFISALPGHPFYLNVPMLMKTLKNYQQHFGLDDASLETLAATVSKPSYELKNQVRSKFVGGLSEEAIQTVLRQSAICGQVAATALNSQFPFFNNLVAGAVSFVAAYYLLHTALDSFAEDAQRVLERAYGLETVVQGSIGCPSLGFTCE